The following is a genomic window from Amaranthus tricolor cultivar Red isolate AtriRed21 chromosome 10, ASM2621246v1, whole genome shotgun sequence.
acattataTGCATGTTTAAggatattttccttttttcataaataaatcACGTTAGACTGACCTAAGAAacatctctttgagagaccgtctctagAAAAGTCGTAATAAagaatttacaattttaacatgATTATATTTTCTCTTTCCATTGCAAAAGGAATTCACAATTCCGTCCTTAAGGTGAGAATCAAATCATAATCTTGCGACAAAACCAGTATTTACTCAAATAACTTTAACAattaagataaaatttaattccCCAAAGTTTGAAAACCTAAAATTAAGAAATCAATGACAGAATTTAGCATGTGAATTCTGTAATAGCGCTATCCATTTCTCACTTTGAATTTTGAACTTCACTCTTTTTCCTTTTACTTCTGTTTCTCTTTCTTCAACATTCTCCATATCCATTTACTCAAATAGTACCTAACTTAGCTTTGATTACTCAACAAATCAATCATTCCCCAATTTCAAAAGCTTACATCTCTTTTTCTGAAGACATAATAAAGCAAATCagggtattttttttctttaacttctttatttttttttcgatCTGAATCTTTTAGTTTTGTTAAAGTTTGATTAatatttggtattaattgaatcAATAAGAATTGGGTTTATTTGTTTCTTCGTATTTGCTACTTAGATTTTCTGTTGATGTAACATAATATTTTTGCTATTACTTGCTTTGATCTGCTCAATAATTTCCCAAAAAATTCCTCTTTGTTACTTTATTTTCATTGGATTTATTCTCTTTATGATTTTGAGATGTTAGAATGATGTATTTGATAAcctataattttattaactatTTTGACCAATTAAAATTAACGAGCAACTTGTAAATTAGTtaattcataacaataaaatgATTCGACCCGACTAAtttatggaataatttatttttgtgtatttttttgttgttaaatgtGTCATTGTAGTCAATTTGTTTTCATTGGATTCAATCATTTTAAGACTATGTTTCTTTACATATGTTGGGTGGTTTGCTATACAGCTTTCAAATTTAGTGTACAACTAATTTACTTACTAAATTTATGTATCAATTTTTGTGGGTTTCATTTGTTAATTATATCCTTGGAGTTAACTAAAGTTTAAGCTTAATAAGCGTTTCATTCAAGAATGCAATGTAAACTAATTATCCTTGATTTTTTAATCATCATTCCTCTTTTGGGTTGATCCAACAATTTTTGATCATATGTACTATTATAATGTATTGAAACttttttgttataaaatttATAGAATCAGATATTTATTTACACATAAATTTTCATAAGCGAAGCAAAAGTTGACAAATTCTTTGAAAGCCTTGTGCAGTTACAAAAATTACGATATTATTCTAACAACTTTATATCTTTTAACACTTAACATtactatgtaatttaatattgaggctTCAATTTTATGCGGTGCTATGCCGTTAAACATGTTGAATATGctcataatttttctattttcatagAAATTTGTCTCTTAGAAAGTTGAtagttttggttttgtttgcttaacaaaataaactaaaatcatGTTTACTTTTCTTGAAGTATGACTTCTACACTTCAGTGGAATTCAACAACCATATGTACCcattggaaattaaaattacttaTTAGTGTCAAATAAATAATTGTAGGAAATTCCTAGTATTTTAACAAGGGAAATAAATTTTGAGGAACTACCAACTTCCATGTGAATTCACTTCTTATGTTAAACTTATGTTAAACTTAACCACCTCTTGTTAGATTTGGAACTGACTTAGCTAacgatgattttatttacaagtaTAGAATTGACTCGGTGTTTAGTgaataaaaaagatttaaatttggatttgagtCGATTCCACCATAgttttaaaagtagttaaaattgaaattatatgAAACATTTCCAAACTTCATCATTCTCACTTTCTTCAtcaataatttcataattgaaatctataatttgaaatgatataCTTGTTTCCGAACACAACCTTATgttattttgactttttgatGCAGTAAAGGGATTTGAGGCACCAAAATATGCATGTATCTAGAGATAGATTGTCAAGACCAGTTGACATATCTTCTATGCTCCAAAATGCCCAACGCCAAGTTAACCTTGTAGTAGATGTACCTGGGTTGCAATGGAAGGGTTTATCTACCAAGAAAGTGTCGACAAGGCGACATATCGGAGCTCAAAAATCAGTGCATCAACGATATGTCAATCGATCTTGGATTGATAAAGAGAATCAAAGGCCAAGGACGCTACACGGCCAAGGCAAAGGCAAAGGCAAAGGCAAAGGGAAAGGGAGCATTTTACCTTCTTGGTATCCTAGGACACCTCTAAGGGACATCACTGCAATTGTTAGAGTAATTCTTCTCACACTATTTATGTGTCATTTAGTAAATTTCTTccttatactttttatttttatttgatatggTTGCCAAGTGATGAATGTACTTGTTAATCATGCATTTTTTAtctttggaaaataaaaataaaatttgaatgaTTGTGTTTGAGCCATATATTTTTTCACCCCTAGTAACCCCAATCTAGGTGGGCCCTAAGAGGTTTTGAATTTTGTAATTGAAGCATGCAATTTTATCCTtttatatacttcatattctagTTTTGGTGGGCCTTTGGAACATGCTTGATTTTGGACTTTAATGCATTAAAAAGTGCTTTGTTTCCCATATAATGAGTAACTCCTCTATACCAATGAAATAGCCCAATTTGCTTTTGGCATGTAGAATAAGAAATTAGCTATATAGCGAGTTAAAATAGTGGGATTTATAGAAATAAGATAAAGAATATAGAGAGTAAAAGTGGTGAAGTCATATACAGAAAATAGAAATTGCACAAATTCATTAAGATGACCTAAAATGGAAAAATGGGCAAATTCATCTGGACGGAGGAGTACTAATTTAAGTGTTAAACAATATCTAAAGCCAACAGCTAATTCATTCACTTCAGCATACACTCCATTCACTTCAACatacataaaaatgaaattttattaacatGTTGAGTGAGGTATGCAAATAATAACTCAACCCAAAACACTTGGGTCTTGGTGGGTGTTTGGTAGCTCTTTTTGAAGGGTAATGAAATTTATAGGCAACTTCATTACCTAATGTTTGTTTTGATTGTGTGGGTAAGGTTTTCATTACTTTGTGATTCTTTTACTTTGTTACAACAATGATATGTGAGGtaacaaataaacaaacaaactCA
Proteins encoded in this region:
- the LOC130825554 gene encoding protein POLYCHOME-like; its protein translation is MHVSRDRLSRPVDISSMLQNAQRQVNLVVDVPGLQWKGLSTKKVSTRRHIGAQKSVHQRYVNRSWIDKENQRPRTLHGQGKGKGKGKGKGSILPSWYPRTPLRDITAIVRAIERKRAKLYDDQTTEAAQHEAEASVSNTDQLKNEITKSSSIPQVCRLVDEKGNETDDSSTPQKKLLNSIEQVSQIWLEDRLKFEKTPAAKKAERKERVRVLMSMR